The following proteins come from a genomic window of Chryseobacterium glaciei:
- a CDS encoding GxxExxY protein, translating to MKENELSYKIIGSAIEVHKNLGVGLLESTYELALAYELKTLGFDIKQQIYLPLQYKEVNIENAYKIDLLVENKVIIEVKAVLEMHSVFKAQLLTYLKLTNLKLGLLINFNTPLIKDGIHRIVNNL from the coding sequence ATGAAAGAAAATGAATTATCCTATAAGATCATAGGATCAGCGATCGAAGTACATAAAAATCTTGGAGTAGGTTTATTAGAAAGTACATACGAATTAGCCCTAGCCTATGAATTGAAAACATTAGGATTCGATATAAAACAACAAATTTATCTGCCTTTACAATATAAAGAAGTGAATATTGAAAATGCTTACAAGATTGATTTGCTTGTGGAAAATAAAGTTATAATTGAAGTAAAAGCTGTATTAGAAATGCATTCAGTTTTTAAAGCTCAATTGCTAACCTATTTGAAATTGACAAATTTAAAACTTGGACTTCTTATTAATTTTAATACTCCTCTTATTAAAGACGGAATTCATAGAATTGTAAATAACTTGTAA
- a CDS encoding AEC family transporter produces MVNFVLIAVCILAGMILKSTKFIHPDAHKGINTWILYLALPAVSFKYLPKVHWTTEMLFPIAATFLTAVFCFFFMMLYSKSKGYSGRSRSTLELISGYSNTSFIGFPLVSAFYGESLLSIAIVCDQTMFFSLSTLGIIAAVRGGSKSGQVSAKFILKRLITFPPLVGCIAAIVLSQFIDFTLAEPLFDKLAATVSPLALFSVGLQLKFNGWRKLIPQMSVSMLYKLILAPAIMLGLALLLGIKGNIAKITIFEAAMPAVVTASIIAEQFRLNTKLTNLTIGFSIIVGFFTTAIWYHIIEYVF; encoded by the coding sequence ATGGTAAATTTTGTTCTGATCGCAGTATGCATTTTGGCAGGAATGATTCTTAAATCAACAAAATTTATCCATCCAGATGCCCACAAAGGTATCAATACCTGGATTTTGTATCTGGCGCTTCCGGCAGTTTCATTCAAATATTTACCAAAAGTTCATTGGACAACAGAAATGCTTTTTCCGATTGCAGCCACTTTTTTGACGGCAGTTTTTTGCTTCTTTTTCATGATGCTTTACAGCAAAAGCAAAGGCTATTCAGGACGATCAAGAAGCACATTGGAGCTGATAAGTGGTTACAGCAATACCTCATTTATAGGATTTCCATTAGTCTCGGCTTTTTATGGGGAGAGTCTTTTGAGTATCGCGATTGTCTGTGATCAAACTATGTTTTTTTCGCTTTCAACACTGGGAATCATTGCAGCAGTGAGAGGAGGAAGTAAATCGGGACAAGTAAGTGCAAAATTTATTTTAAAAAGATTGATCACTTTTCCGCCGCTTGTTGGTTGCATTGCGGCTATCGTTTTATCTCAGTTCATTGATTTCACGTTAGCAGAACCACTTTTTGACAAACTCGCAGCAACGGTAAGTCCGTTGGCGCTGTTTTCGGTTGGCTTACAGTTAAAATTTAATGGTTGGAGAAAATTAATTCCCCAAATGTCAGTTTCGATGCTGTATAAATTGATTTTGGCTCCTGCAATCATGCTTGGATTGGCTTTATTGTTAGGAATAAAAGGGAACATTGCAAAAATCACCATTTTCGAAGCCGCAATGCCGGCAGTTGTTACAGCCAGTATTATTGCCGAACAATTCAGATTAAATACGAAACTGACAAATTTAACGATAGGATTCAGCATAATTGTAGGATTTTTTACAACAGCAATTTGGTATCATATTATTGAATATGTTTTCTGA
- a CDS encoding beta-mannosidase, which translates to MNKTILFAFLFIQNILFAQFSERNLSSENWQFKNSKEQKWLSATVPGTVHLDLMTHKIIPDPYKDENEKKVQWIENEDWDYQTSFTISSKELENQNIDLIFNGLDTFSEIYLNGKLLKKTDNMFRKWEIPIKQNLMIGNNLLQIKFKSAVNVGKELAKKVPFTMPESPRSFVRKAQYQFGWDWGPRLVTAGIWKDVKLNFWNNAKLENVKIEQKNLTKQKAELNIQTEIVAKKEGKYSILINNQSNIFQLKKGKNIIKIPFTINNPKLWQPNGWGNPNLYDIKISLQKDSKIVDNKTERIGLRTIELIQEKDAKGKSFYFKVNGNPMYAKGTNWIPSDSFLPRISKEKYQKLIKDSKEANMNMIRVWGGGIYEDDEFYKACDENGILVWQDFMFAGSFYPSDEAFLNNVKEEVKDQVNRLQNHASIALWCGNNEIDEAIVNWGYQKQFKYSKEDSLQVWKDYKNVFHELIPNTLKENLTADKNIYLPSSPSIGWGHKESLTEGDSHYWGVWWGEQPFEIYNEKVPRFASEYGFQGMPTLEITKSMFSGVPNLSLENGTIKAHEKHARGWEIINSYMKRDYNVPTDFVKYNYVSQLLQARGMQIAIEAHRRAKPYNMGTLYWQLNDCWPVVSWSSIDYLGNWKALHYQIKRSFENQVILTDEKDETVIFYAINDNLNKFENVNLEIQVIKFNGEILNKKVVSNGKTLEEILKFEPIEIKNLLSNSNKNEVFLRLTLKDEKQKIITQNNYFFSKPKDLKLSKPNIQIKKISPTEIDISTDILAKDVYLIGGTHFSDNFFDLLPKTSKRITLSKPLEKVEVLSLWDTMN; encoded by the coding sequence ATGAACAAAACGATCCTTTTTGCTTTCCTTTTCATTCAAAATATCCTATTTGCACAATTTTCAGAACGAAATTTATCTTCTGAAAACTGGCAGTTCAAAAACTCAAAGGAACAAAAGTGGCTGAGCGCCACAGTCCCAGGAACGGTTCATTTAGATTTGATGACTCATAAAATCATTCCTGATCCTTACAAAGATGAAAATGAAAAGAAAGTTCAATGGATAGAAAATGAAGACTGGGATTATCAGACTTCATTTACAATTTCATCAAAAGAATTAGAAAATCAGAATATTGATTTGATTTTTAATGGATTGGATACGTTTTCAGAAATTTATCTGAACGGAAAACTGCTGAAGAAAACGGATAATATGTTCAGAAAATGGGAAATTCCGATTAAGCAAAATTTAATGATTGGAAATAATTTATTGCAAATTAAATTCAAATCAGCTGTGAATGTCGGAAAAGAATTAGCAAAAAAAGTCCCTTTTACAATGCCGGAATCTCCAAGAAGTTTTGTGAGAAAAGCGCAATATCAATTCGGATGGGATTGGGGGCCGAGATTAGTTACAGCCGGAATCTGGAAAGATGTTAAGTTGAATTTCTGGAATAACGCCAAACTTGAAAATGTAAAAATCGAGCAGAAAAATTTAACAAAACAAAAAGCAGAATTAAATATTCAAACCGAAATTGTTGCTAAAAAAGAAGGAAAATATTCTATTTTAATTAATAATCAATCAAATATTTTTCAATTAAAAAAAGGAAAAAATATAATTAAGATTCCTTTTACAATCAACAATCCAAAACTTTGGCAGCCGAATGGTTGGGGCAATCCGAATTTATATGATATTAAAATTTCTCTACAAAAAGATTCAAAAATTGTAGATAATAAAACGGAAAGAATTGGCTTAAGAACCATAGAACTAATTCAGGAAAAAGATGCAAAAGGAAAATCTTTTTACTTTAAAGTCAATGGAAATCCAATGTATGCAAAAGGTACAAACTGGATTCCATCAGATAGTTTTTTGCCAAGAATTAGCAAAGAAAAGTATCAAAAGCTCATCAAAGACTCTAAAGAAGCGAACATGAATATGATTCGTGTCTGGGGTGGCGGAATTTACGAAGATGATGAATTCTACAAAGCCTGCGACGAAAATGGAATTTTGGTATGGCAGGATTTTATGTTTGCGGGAAGCTTTTATCCGTCTGATGAAGCATTTTTAAACAATGTAAAAGAAGAAGTGAAAGATCAGGTTAACCGACTTCAAAATCACGCGTCGATTGCTCTATGGTGCGGAAATAACGAAATTGATGAAGCGATTGTCAATTGGGGTTATCAAAAACAATTCAAATATTCAAAAGAGGATTCTCTGCAGGTTTGGAAAGACTATAAAAATGTTTTCCATGAATTAATTCCCAACACGTTAAAAGAAAACTTAACGGCCGATAAAAATATCTATTTGCCAAGTTCACCATCGATTGGTTGGGGACACAAAGAAAGTCTGACAGAAGGAGATTCCCATTATTGGGGCGTTTGGTGGGGAGAGCAACCGTTTGAAATTTACAACGAAAAAGTTCCAAGATTTGCTTCAGAATACGGTTTTCAGGGAATGCCGACGTTAGAAATAACAAAATCTATGTTTTCTGGAGTTCCTAATTTAAGCTTGGAAAACGGGACAATTAAAGCTCACGAAAAGCATGCAAGAGGCTGGGAAATTATCAATTCGTATATGAAACGAGACTATAATGTTCCGACAGATTTTGTGAAATATAATTACGTTTCTCAGTTACTTCAAGCCCGCGGAATGCAGATTGCCATTGAAGCTCACCGCCGTGCAAAACCTTACAATATGGGAACTTTATATTGGCAGTTAAATGATTGTTGGCCGGTAGTTTCATGGTCGTCAATCGATTATTTAGGAAACTGGAAAGCATTGCATTATCAGATCAAAAGAAGCTTTGAAAATCAGGTGATTTTAACGGATGAGAAAGATGAAACTGTAATTTTTTACGCTATTAATGATAATTTGAATAAATTTGAAAATGTAAATCTAGAAATTCAGGTTATAAAATTTAATGGTGAAATTTTAAATAAAAAAGTCGTTTCAAATGGAAAAACTTTAGAAGAAATTTTAAAATTCGAACCAATTGAAATTAAAAATTTACTCTCCAATTCCAATAAGAATGAAGTCTTTTTACGACTAACTTTAAAAGATGAAAAACAGAAAATCATCACTCAAAACAATTATTTCTTCTCCAAACCGAAAGATTTAAAGCTATCAAAACCAAACATTCAAATCAAGAAAATTTCTCCAACAGAAATTGATATTTCCACAGACATTTTAGCAAAAGATGTTTATTTAATAGGAGGTACACATTTCAGTGACAATTTCTTTGATTTACTTCCAAAAACTTCAAAAAGAATTACCCTTTCAAAACCTTTGGAAAAAGTTGAGGTATTAAGTCTTTGGGATACAATGAATTAA